From Burkholderia sp. WP9, a single genomic window includes:
- a CDS encoding protein phosphatase 2C domain-containing protein codes for MTCASQFRWTSSARSDPGRVREINEDACLDQSDLGRWAVADGMGGHAVGDLASRLVIDALARLTSPVSMKAFVADARSRLQSANRQLREEAARRQVQRIGSTVVALLACDRFCGYVWAGDSRLYLLREGSLRQLTRDHSQVEALKSLGVITEEEARHHPAQHMITRAVGATDVLELDDDAIEVMDGDVFLLCSDGLSNEVGEEDMLAVLSKAANANASEELVELALARGGRDNITAVVVRAEDPNASDKTLLNPSP; via the coding sequence GTGACCTGTGCGAGCCAATTTCGCTGGACGTCGTCAGCGCGTTCCGATCCCGGACGCGTCCGCGAAATCAACGAAGATGCCTGCCTGGACCAGTCCGACCTCGGGCGCTGGGCCGTTGCCGACGGCATGGGCGGGCACGCGGTCGGCGATCTGGCGAGCCGTCTGGTGATCGACGCGCTCGCCCGGCTGACCTCGCCGGTCAGCATGAAGGCCTTCGTCGCCGACGCGCGCTCGCGCCTGCAAAGCGCCAATCGTCAATTGAGGGAAGAAGCCGCGCGCCGCCAGGTGCAGCGTATCGGCAGTACAGTCGTCGCATTGCTTGCCTGTGACCGCTTCTGCGGCTATGTGTGGGCCGGCGACAGTCGCCTGTATCTGCTGCGCGAAGGCAGCTTGCGGCAACTCACCCGCGATCACAGTCAGGTTGAAGCGCTCAAGTCGCTCGGCGTGATCACCGAGGAAGAGGCGCGGCACCATCCGGCGCAGCATATGATCACGCGAGCCGTTGGCGCGACAGACGTACTCGAACTCGACGACGACGCCATCGAAGTGATGGACGGCGACGTCTTCCTGCTCTGCAGCGACGGCCTGAGCAACGAGGTCGGCGAAGAAGACATGCTCGCGGTGCTCAGCAAGGCCGCGAACGCAAACGCCTCTGAAGAACTCGTCGAGCTGGCTCTCGCGCGCGGCGGCCGCGACAACATCACCGCCGTGGTCGTGCGCGCAGAAGACCCGAACGCATCCGACAAAACCTTGCTGAACCCATCCCCTTGA
- a CDS encoding sigma 54-interacting transcriptional regulator, with translation MMKILDQIEEASPAISYAGLIERIEILRSTLRWSSRLERADIDKLLRQATSLRDEVMQLSHKERFVQAAVAAEPQERVDQSRGARRKALLERSFIFEGTFGDNPRLLESLEIAEKAAPTDLPVLIDGESGTGKELMAKVIHANGSRADKPFISVNCGAIPDNLLESELFGHRKGAFTGASNDRKGKFESAHTGTIFLDEIGELPLAGQVKLLRVLEAHEIQRVGSDETIAVDTRIVAATNRNLRQLSEEGKFREDLFYRLSVIHVTLPPLRERRDEIPLLIAWFGDEAAGTLKRRPVRMTPRLRDFLLNYAYPGNIRELRNVMYRVSCLAGDMADIDHLPQDMRPAAPGSAASFNAATTTGQEPISVTNLMSLSDAKRAASDDAEKAFLERGLREVSGTVAELARRIDMNRSHLQMLLKKHGLHSKDFRNRNVPAATRNGADERDDESEET, from the coding sequence ATGATGAAAATACTCGACCAGATTGAAGAGGCTAGCCCCGCGATTTCGTACGCGGGCCTGATCGAGCGGATCGAGATCTTGCGCTCGACGTTGCGCTGGTCGTCGCGGCTGGAGCGCGCGGACATCGACAAACTGCTTCGGCAAGCCACCTCGCTGCGCGACGAGGTGATGCAACTCTCGCACAAGGAGCGCTTCGTGCAAGCGGCGGTAGCCGCCGAACCGCAGGAGCGCGTCGATCAATCACGAGGCGCGCGGCGCAAGGCGCTGCTCGAACGCAGCTTCATTTTCGAAGGGACGTTCGGCGACAATCCGCGTTTGCTCGAATCGCTCGAAATCGCCGAGAAAGCGGCGCCGACCGATTTGCCCGTGCTGATCGACGGCGAAAGCGGCACCGGCAAGGAATTGATGGCGAAGGTGATTCACGCCAACGGTTCGCGTGCCGACAAGCCCTTTATTTCCGTGAATTGCGGCGCGATTCCCGACAATTTGCTGGAGTCGGAATTGTTCGGGCATCGCAAGGGGGCATTCACGGGGGCTTCGAATGACCGCAAGGGTAAATTCGAAAGCGCCCATACCGGTACGATTTTTCTCGACGAGATCGGCGAATTGCCGCTCGCCGGGCAGGTGAAGCTGCTGCGCGTGCTGGAAGCGCACGAGATTCAGCGCGTCGGGTCCGATGAAACGATCGCGGTGGATACGCGCATTGTCGCGGCGACCAATCGCAATCTGCGGCAACTCAGTGAAGAGGGCAAGTTCCGCGAAGACCTCTTTTACCGGCTGAGCGTGATTCACGTCACGCTGCCGCCGCTGCGTGAGCGCCGCGATGAAATTCCTTTGCTGATCGCGTGGTTCGGCGATGAAGCCGCGGGTACGCTCAAGCGCAGGCCCGTGCGAATGACGCCGCGTCTGCGCGACTTTCTGCTGAACTATGCGTATCCGGGCAATATCCGCGAACTGCGCAACGTGATGTATCGCGTATCGTGTCTGGCCGGCGATATGGCCGATATCGATCACTTGCCGCAGGACATGCGGCCCGCGGCGCCCGGATCCGCGGCGTCGTTCAACGCGGCGACCACGACAGGGCAGGAACCGATCAGCGTGACGAACCTGATGTCGCTGAGCGACGCAAAGCGTGCAGCCAGCGACGACGCCGAAAAAGCCTTTCTCGAGCGCGGCCTTCGCGAAGTGAGCGGCACGGTCGCGGAACTGGCCCGCCGTATCGACATGAACCGTTCGCATCTGCAGATGCTGTTGAAGAAGCACGGCCTGCATTCAAAGGACTTCCGCAATCGCAATGTGCCGGCCGCTACCCGGAACGGCGCGGACGAGCGCGACGACGAAAGCGAAGAGACTTGA
- a CDS encoding lecithin retinol acyltransferase family protein: MNTNPLQTSSDSSEDRRDAASTIDLPIGAHLVTQRRGYEHHGIYVGNGRVVHYAGFASSAHRGPVEEVELERFVAGHPLSIRSTPSARYVGDEAVRRARSRLGENHYRLLTNNCEHFCSWCLLGESRSEQVHCCLRHPRTGMHALVCLVKAFVEASAKGAQGSVQLA; this comes from the coding sequence ATGAACACGAACCCTCTTCAGACGAGCAGCGACAGCAGCGAAGACCGCCGCGACGCCGCGTCCACCATCGACCTGCCGATCGGCGCGCATCTCGTCACGCAACGTCGCGGTTACGAACACCACGGCATTTATGTGGGCAATGGCCGCGTGGTTCATTACGCGGGCTTTGCGAGTTCAGCGCATCGCGGCCCGGTTGAGGAAGTGGAACTGGAACGCTTCGTTGCCGGCCACCCGCTGTCGATCCGCTCGACTCCGTCGGCCCGCTACGTCGGCGACGAAGCCGTGCGCCGCGCTCGCTCCCGTCTCGGTGAAAACCACTATCGCCTGCTGACGAACAACTGCGAGCACTTCTGCTCATGGTGCCTGCTCGGCGAAAGCCGTAGCGAACAGGTGCATTGCTGCCTGCGCCATCCGCGTACCGGCATGCATGCGCTGGTGTGCCTCGTGAAGGCTTTCGTGGAAGCCAGCGCGAAGGGCGCTCAAGGTTCCGTGCAGTTGGCGTGA
- a CDS encoding peptidase domain-containing ABC transporter produces the protein MDAPQTAPSTAEFLTSVEILSPFSRDEIDRLAEYAQARFYSFGETVCSAGETADGLYVVRSGSVRIFTEEHGKETSMGVRKSGEIFADIAMLRAYVHEASVRASAKTELLFIPRAAIEPVIAGNQAALAFVASYVAINSAGGFVAQLFDLRGKLNKAELEEYVRSVGVKRVAAGKEILKQDGREDRRLYVVRQGEVRIVRHEEGHDYTLATLGEGEIFGEKACLMRQEQMASVVATTDTRLLVIPERTVHFILERNPKLREVLDERIRYGDRELQRQKRVEQRRKLPLMLDLQTKPEFGEKVIKRFALVEQAEEMDCGAACLAMICRHYSIPMTLGKLRELANVTTQGATLDSLARAGESLGFTARGVQCTFDSLRGFDLPFIVHWEGYHYVVVYGLSKEYVWVADPAVGFKKMTVEDFERGWSGTCLLFTGGPNLLQMSAARSPWIRFVGYLTPYKKILGHLFLATFVIQVLGVIPPLIIQNILDGVIVHQNVSLLHLLIGGLIIANVFSQLMSSIRAYLANFMVRNMDFAMMSQFFKHTLSLPFSFFAKRKTGDIFARFQENQTIRAFLTESTVTTALNLLMVFIYFTIMFVYNVKMTLVLIAFVIPIMALTAIATPKIKGYAREVFTASTESKSFLMEALAGVETIKGMGIERPVRLRWEKKYAKALEVQYRAHAFNILVGLGSQLLNAATTIAILWVGANLVLAREMTIGQLIAFNAFMGSVLGPLMGLVGLWSMLNDAGVAMERLGDVLDIEPEQKPQDLPSRVMLPELQGEISLSGVYFRYGENDSAYVLENISFDIKPGELVAIVGRSGSGKTTLAKLLVGFYTPTEGKMTIDGYDLGVVDKAYYRAQIGYVMQSNLLFSGTIAENIASGDDAPDRRRIEEVAKMADAHAFISKMPLGYEQIVGERGIGLSGGQIQRLCIARALYHDPRLLVFDEATSALDSQSESNILGNMHDILKGRTAVIIAHRLSTIMRADKILVLYEGAIVEQGRHDELIQRGGMYYQLVQKQLSA, from the coding sequence ATGGATGCACCCCAGACCGCGCCTTCCACAGCCGAGTTTCTAACCTCGGTGGAAATTCTCTCGCCGTTTTCGCGCGACGAGATCGACCGTCTTGCCGAATATGCGCAAGCGCGCTTCTATTCATTCGGCGAAACGGTCTGCTCCGCGGGTGAGACGGCCGACGGACTTTACGTGGTTCGTTCAGGTTCCGTGCGGATCTTCACGGAGGAGCACGGCAAGGAAACCAGCATGGGCGTGCGCAAATCGGGCGAGATCTTCGCCGATATTGCGATGTTGCGCGCCTATGTGCATGAAGCGTCGGTGCGGGCGTCGGCGAAAACCGAGTTGCTGTTCATTCCGCGCGCCGCAATCGAGCCGGTGATCGCCGGCAATCAGGCCGCGCTGGCGTTCGTCGCCAGTTATGTGGCGATCAACTCAGCGGGCGGCTTCGTCGCGCAGTTGTTCGATCTGCGCGGCAAACTGAACAAGGCGGAACTCGAAGAATATGTACGCAGCGTGGGTGTGAAGCGGGTCGCGGCCGGCAAGGAAATTCTCAAGCAGGACGGGCGCGAGGACCGGCGGCTGTATGTGGTGCGCCAGGGTGAAGTGCGCATCGTCCGGCATGAGGAAGGCCACGACTACACGCTTGCCACGCTCGGCGAAGGCGAAATATTCGGCGAGAAAGCGTGCCTGATGCGTCAGGAGCAGATGGCTTCGGTTGTCGCGACAACCGACACGCGCCTGCTGGTGATTCCGGAGCGCACGGTTCACTTCATTCTCGAACGCAATCCGAAGCTGCGTGAAGTGCTCGACGAGCGGATTCGCTACGGGGACCGCGAGTTGCAGCGGCAAAAGCGGGTCGAACAGCGGCGCAAGCTGCCGCTCATGCTCGATCTGCAGACCAAGCCCGAGTTCGGCGAGAAAGTCATCAAACGCTTCGCGCTGGTCGAGCAGGCTGAAGAAATGGATTGCGGCGCGGCGTGCCTCGCGATGATATGCCGCCACTACAGCATTCCAATGACGCTCGGCAAATTGCGTGAGCTCGCCAATGTCACGACTCAGGGCGCCACGCTTGACAGTCTCGCCCGCGCGGGCGAATCGCTGGGTTTCACGGCGCGCGGTGTGCAATGCACATTCGATTCGTTGCGCGGCTTCGATCTACCGTTCATCGTGCATTGGGAGGGATACCACTACGTCGTGGTGTATGGACTCTCCAAAGAGTATGTGTGGGTCGCAGACCCGGCCGTCGGCTTCAAGAAGATGACCGTGGAAGATTTCGAGCGCGGGTGGAGCGGTACCTGTCTGCTGTTCACCGGCGGCCCGAATCTGCTGCAAATGTCCGCCGCGCGTTCGCCGTGGATACGCTTTGTCGGCTATCTCACGCCGTACAAAAAGATTCTCGGCCACCTGTTTCTCGCCACCTTTGTGATTCAGGTGTTGGGTGTGATTCCGCCGCTGATTATCCAGAACATTCTCGACGGCGTGATCGTGCATCAGAATGTCAGCCTGCTGCATCTGCTGATTGGCGGGTTGATCATCGCCAATGTCTTTTCGCAATTGATGTCGTCGATTCGCGCCTATCTCGCCAATTTCATGGTGCGCAACATGGACTTCGCGATGATGTCGCAGTTCTTCAAGCACACGCTGTCGCTGCCGTTTTCGTTTTTCGCCAAGCGCAAGACCGGCGACATTTTCGCGCGCTTCCAGGAGAACCAGACGATCCGCGCCTTCCTGACCGAATCCACCGTCACCACCGCGCTGAACCTGCTGATGGTGTTCATCTACTTCACGATTATGTTCGTCTACAACGTGAAGATGACGCTGGTGCTGATCGCGTTCGTCATTCCGATCATGGCGCTGACGGCGATCGCCACGCCGAAGATCAAGGGCTATGCGCGCGAAGTGTTCACCGCTTCGACTGAATCGAAGTCGTTTTTGATGGAAGCGCTCGCGGGCGTGGAGACGATCAAGGGCATGGGCATCGAGCGGCCAGTGCGCTTGCGCTGGGAGAAGAAGTACGCGAAGGCGCTTGAAGTGCAATATCGGGCGCATGCATTCAACATTCTCGTGGGACTCGGCAGTCAGTTGCTGAACGCCGCCACGACGATTGCCATTCTCTGGGTCGGCGCGAATCTCGTGCTGGCGCGTGAAATGACGATCGGTCAGTTGATCGCGTTCAACGCGTTCATGGGTAGCGTGCTCGGTCCGTTGATGGGACTGGTCGGCTTGTGGAGCATGCTCAACGACGCGGGCGTGGCGATGGAGCGCCTCGGCGACGTGCTCGATATCGAGCCCGAACAGAAACCGCAGGATTTACCCTCGCGTGTGATGCTGCCCGAACTTCAGGGCGAAATCAGCCTCAGCGGCGTCTATTTCCGCTACGGCGAAAACGACTCGGCCTACGTGCTCGAGAACATCAGCTTCGATATCAAGCCGGGCGAACTGGTGGCGATCGTAGGCCGCAGCGGTTCGGGCAAGACCACGCTCGCCAAGCTGCTGGTGGGCTTCTACACGCCGACCGAGGGCAAGATGACGATAGACGGCTACGATCTCGGCGTGGTCGATAAAGCCTATTACCGTGCGCAGATTGGCTACGTGATGCAGAGCAACCTGCTGTTCTCCGGCACGATCGCGGAAAATATCGCGAGCGGCGACGACGCGCCCGACCGGCGTCGCATCGAGGAAGTGGCGAAGATGGCCGACGCGCACGCATTCATCAGCAAGATGCCGCTCGGCTACGAGCAGATTGTCGGCGAGCGCGGAATCGGCTTGTCCGGCGGGCAGATCCAGCGGCTTTGCATTGCACGGGCGCTGTATCACGATCCGCGCCTGCTGGTGTTCGACGAAGCGACCTCGGCGCTGGATTCGCAGTCGGAGAGCAATATCCTCGGCAATATGCACGACATTCTGAAAGGCCGCACGGCGGTGATCATCGCGCATCGGCTCAGCACGATCATGCGCGCGGACAAGATTCTCGTGCTGTACGAAGGAGCGATTGTCGAACAGGGCCGTCACGATGAGCTGATCCAGCGCGGCGGCATGTATTACCAACTGGTCCAGAAACAGTTGAGCGCATGA
- a CDS encoding peptidylprolyl isomerase, which produces MTAIVRIDDEVVDVAEFIRLLKLTGQFESLIEQIVRDKLTVHAAKKQGITVSADEIQQRADQFRRVRGLHRATDMNQYLDALNVSLDEFEAFITDGLYQEKMLDEIGNDAAIKDYFALNSPKFDAIEVSHIVLDSEGKAKEMISYLHDDPDSFADMAREHSIADTREAGGVIGKVLRGSLKPDIEAKIFNAAVGDLLGPFPSADRSCFEIFAVTAKYPATLDADVASEVRRLLRESWLIARAQEHVIEAR; this is translated from the coding sequence ATGACCGCGATAGTGCGTATCGATGACGAAGTCGTGGACGTGGCCGAGTTCATTCGTCTTCTGAAACTGACCGGCCAGTTCGAAAGCCTGATCGAGCAGATCGTGCGCGACAAGCTCACGGTTCACGCCGCGAAGAAGCAGGGCATCACCGTGAGCGCCGATGAAATCCAGCAGCGCGCCGATCAATTCCGCCGCGTGCGCGGCTTGCATCGCGCGACGGATATGAATCAGTACCTCGATGCGCTCAATGTCAGTCTCGACGAATTCGAGGCCTTCATTACCGACGGGCTGTACCAGGAGAAGATGCTCGACGAGATCGGCAACGACGCCGCGATCAAGGACTACTTCGCGCTGAATTCGCCGAAGTTCGACGCGATCGAAGTGAGCCATATCGTGCTCGACAGCGAGGGCAAGGCGAAGGAAATGATTTCGTATCTGCACGACGATCCCGACAGTTTCGCCGACATGGCGCGCGAGCACTCTATTGCTGATACGCGTGAGGCTGGCGGCGTGATCGGCAAGGTGCTGCGCGGCTCATTGAAGCCCGATATCGAAGCGAAGATTTTCAATGCGGCAGTGGGCGACCTGCTGGGGCCTTTTCCATCGGCGGATCGATCGTGCTTCGAGATTTTCGCCGTAACGGCCAAATATCCCGCAACGCTCGATGCCGATGTGGCTTCGGAAGTCCGGCGCCTGCTGCGCGAAAGCTGGCTGATTGCACGCGCTCAGGAGCACGTGATCGAAGCGCGCTAG
- a CDS encoding FHA domain-containing protein, translating into MAAGEASIAEIRATEDAAFDVVLSPAASGQRPALDAIRIVDNLFAIGRSEAPFTDYPAERIARLSRRHARIFTEHGAVYVADLGSKNGTTVNGVAVRQTPARVRAGDELCFGGELCYRVSIEPRARIVAAAASPAAPGLLLVPQRDDLGLQPIEVQAFPFLVSKTDDVFSRYKDRYPHQVNYISRRHAHIFLKGGELYVEDLGSTNGTFVGGKRLDESALPLVEGDLVAFGGDHFVYRVTLQKPPEVEPTVTQLFLNPAADEAGDPDKTTFVGAAHSFLDIFCVDPGLQREDEVNEAAQSPSAHAKRDTPTGTEKVASGSSGANGAAHAGAGKRKPQRWRLLVGELGKAFAIGDRTSVRRIAVWGGVAGVVLVAVASALYMRGSSERELKNLLASGDYSSAVTTAKGYLASHPTDTKVSALASEALLKAKVPNWLNALEKAQFDQADALLNEMRSLSTNNVDATSLIGELQWVGDLERFVASRGGMEAPIRMYTDEGKIGNLLQRWEDDAKSHQRALDRIASYVPVFADPYAQALSHLRKLESDDSVYLAAIDRLNGTIRTELARDKPAALPPVLDDYAQRYPRLAGIDRVRQDLRQYTDLLNAALSRQLTPLLAMLKAAHFSTPPFQAQFQQLAASRLPSPDVIARHDAVTAAWQHGDAQQALAGLQAMPAGPWSDVLAAEMAHKKALLDQYAQLQKTRGDKDYDQRLLSFYASLDPAIDVWFLQSIQKDVAALHDKALARAQDLMLRAQSLWKQYRASGSIGGTQRLEAGISPGFRSEARLLSDAQTSAQQGTRIYTQLKADHPADFDRLLADIDAEANLQRRSLTELRMVLDPGLLKAKLALIGGEQSETRQSP; encoded by the coding sequence ATGGCTGCCGGCGAAGCTTCGATTGCTGAGATACGCGCGACTGAAGACGCTGCGTTCGACGTGGTGTTGTCGCCGGCTGCGTCCGGGCAGCGTCCCGCGCTTGACGCGATCCGGATCGTCGACAATCTGTTTGCAATTGGGCGCAGCGAGGCACCTTTTACCGACTATCCCGCGGAACGGATTGCGCGCCTGTCCCGCCGTCATGCGCGGATTTTCACGGAACACGGCGCGGTCTACGTGGCCGACCTCGGCAGCAAGAACGGTACGACGGTGAACGGTGTCGCGGTGCGGCAAACGCCGGCCCGCGTGCGCGCCGGCGACGAACTGTGCTTCGGCGGCGAGCTTTGCTACCGGGTGAGCATCGAGCCGCGCGCGCGTATCGTGGCGGCCGCCGCTTCTCCCGCCGCGCCGGGATTGCTGCTTGTGCCGCAGCGCGACGACCTCGGCCTGCAACCCATTGAGGTACAGGCGTTTCCGTTTCTCGTCAGCAAAACAGACGACGTCTTTTCGCGCTACAAGGACCGCTATCCGCATCAGGTCAACTACATTTCGCGCCGTCACGCCCACATCTTTCTGAAGGGCGGTGAGCTGTATGTCGAAGATCTCGGCAGCACCAACGGCACATTCGTCGGCGGAAAGCGACTGGACGAATCCGCGCTGCCGCTCGTAGAGGGAGACCTCGTTGCATTTGGCGGAGATCACTTCGTCTACAGGGTGACGCTGCAGAAGCCCCCTGAAGTCGAGCCCACCGTGACCCAACTCTTTCTCAACCCGGCCGCCGACGAAGCCGGCGATCCAGACAAGACAACGTTCGTTGGCGCCGCGCATTCCTTCCTCGATATCTTTTGCGTCGACCCCGGTCTGCAACGCGAGGACGAAGTCAACGAGGCGGCGCAGTCCCCGTCCGCGCACGCGAAACGCGATACGCCGACGGGCACGGAAAAAGTGGCGAGCGGCTCGAGCGGAGCGAATGGCGCCGCGCATGCAGGCGCGGGCAAGCGCAAACCGCAACGTTGGCGCCTGCTCGTGGGCGAACTCGGCAAGGCTTTTGCGATCGGCGACCGCACGAGCGTGCGGCGCATTGCGGTGTGGGGCGGCGTGGCCGGGGTGGTGCTGGTGGCGGTCGCCTCGGCGCTCTACATGCGTGGTTCGTCGGAGCGCGAGTTAAAGAATCTGCTGGCAAGCGGCGATTACAGCAGCGCGGTTACCACGGCAAAGGGCTATCTGGCGAGCCACCCCACGGACACGAAAGTCAGCGCGCTCGCGAGTGAAGCGCTGTTGAAGGCGAAAGTGCCCAACTGGCTGAATGCGCTGGAAAAGGCGCAGTTCGATCAGGCCGACGCGCTGCTCAACGAGATGAGATCGTTGAGTACAAACAATGTGGATGCCACGTCTCTGATCGGCGAATTGCAGTGGGTTGGCGATCTGGAACGCTTCGTGGCGAGCCGCGGTGGCATGGAAGCGCCGATTCGCATGTACACGGACGAGGGCAAGATCGGCAATCTGCTGCAACGCTGGGAGGACGACGCGAAGAGCCATCAACGCGCGCTCGACCGGATCGCTTCCTACGTGCCCGTGTTCGCCGACCCCTATGCGCAGGCACTGAGCCATCTGCGCAAACTGGAAAGCGACGATTCGGTTTATCTGGCCGCCATCGACCGCCTGAATGGCACGATTCGCACCGAACTGGCGCGCGACAAACCCGCTGCGCTGCCTCCCGTGCTCGACGATTACGCGCAGCGCTATCCGCGCCTCGCGGGCATTGACCGGGTGCGCCAGGATTTGCGCCAATACACCGATTTGCTGAATGCCGCGTTGAGCCGGCAACTGACGCCATTGCTCGCCATGCTGAAAGCGGCGCATTTCAGCACGCCGCCGTTTCAGGCGCAGTTTCAGCAACTGGCGGCCAGCCGTTTGCCGTCACCCGATGTCATTGCTCGCCATGACGCCGTGACGGCGGCATGGCAGCACGGTGACGCACAACAGGCACTAGCCGGGTTGCAAGCCATGCCCGCCGGGCCGTGGTCCGATGTGCTCGCTGCGGAAATGGCGCACAAGAAGGCTCTGCTCGACCAGTATGCGCAATTGCAGAAAACGCGCGGCGACAAGGATTACGACCAGCGCCTGCTGTCGTTCTACGCAAGCCTCGATCCGGCAATAGACGTGTGGTTCCTGCAGTCGATTCAGAAAGACGTGGCCGCCTTGCACGACAAAGCGTTGGCGCGTGCGCAAGACCTGATGTTGCGCGCTCAAAGCCTGTGGAAGCAGTACCGCGCGAGTGGATCGATCGGCGGAACGCAGCGCCTCGAAGCGGGTATTTCGCCGGGATTTCGCAGCGAGGCGCGTCTGCTTTCGGATGCGCAAACGTCGGCGCAACAGGGTACGCGCATCTACACGCAACTGAAGGCCGATCATCCCGCCGACTTCGACCGTCTGCTCGCCGATATCGACGCCGAAGCCAATTTGCAGCGCCGCTCGCTGACGGAGTTGCGCATGGTGCTGGATCCGGGACTTCTGAAAGCGAAGCTGGCATTGATCGGAGGCGAGCAGAGTGAAACGCGACAGTCACCCTAG
- a CDS encoding HlyD family efflux transporter periplasmic adaptor subunit produces MKRDSHPRPLSEALEDHSVEGIAILMAEPVRLARALIWAMVALVVVGLLWSFVGRADVIVSAQGTLSPESEVRRIYAPIDGELADLYIAEGQPVSKGDVLARLNARGAIEAASNALQAQLKLEDAERDWKQFPEKKALMERKAAALKAQMEVEARQHENRVSEGTTKLAEGQKAELDEARSVLDNARRTREAARQELDRYSRLFAQPGGGGIAELQVEQKRTAAMEADNAYRVAQSKLAELDFRLSHEYAQANAQLETSGQQTTDLQLQYDSAVRDITDAEDKLRLQLQSARLVSEAAARIRFENIDKDNFLLILAPVSGVITDVTSTQRGDKIQANAPLGGIAPKDARPVLKIEIAEHDRAFLHEGLPVKLKFNAFPYQRYGLISGTLAYISPATKPSSTDKQPVYEGRVTLDKDYYQIADTRYPLRYGMTASAEIVVRERRLIDLGLDPFRQVAG; encoded by the coding sequence GTGAAACGCGACAGTCACCCTAGACCGTTGTCGGAGGCGCTGGAGGATCACAGTGTCGAAGGCATTGCGATTCTGATGGCGGAGCCGGTGCGGCTCGCGCGCGCGCTGATCTGGGCGATGGTCGCGCTCGTCGTGGTCGGCCTGCTGTGGTCGTTCGTGGGGCGCGCGGACGTGATCGTCAGCGCGCAAGGCACGTTGTCGCCCGAATCGGAGGTGCGCCGGATTTATGCGCCGATCGACGGCGAACTCGCCGATCTGTATATCGCCGAAGGGCAACCCGTATCGAAAGGCGACGTGCTCGCGCGGCTCAATGCGCGCGGCGCGATCGAGGCTGCCAGCAATGCGCTGCAAGCACAGCTCAAACTGGAAGACGCCGAGCGCGACTGGAAGCAGTTTCCCGAGAAGAAGGCGCTGATGGAGCGCAAAGCCGCCGCGCTGAAGGCGCAGATGGAAGTGGAAGCGCGCCAGCACGAAAATCGCGTTTCCGAAGGCACGACCAAACTCGCGGAGGGGCAGAAGGCCGAACTCGACGAAGCGCGCAGCGTGCTAGACAATGCCCGCCGCACGCGTGAAGCGGCGCGTCAGGAACTGGACCGCTACTCGCGGCTCTTTGCGCAGCCGGGCGGCGGCGGCATCGCCGAATTGCAGGTGGAGCAGAAACGCACCGCGGCGATGGAAGCGGATAACGCATACCGTGTCGCGCAATCGAAACTCGCGGAACTGGATTTCCGCCTGAGCCACGAATATGCGCAGGCGAATGCGCAACTGGAAACCAGCGGCCAGCAGACCACCGACCTGCAGCTTCAATACGATTCGGCGGTGCGCGACATTACCGACGCGGAAGACAAGTTGCGCCTGCAACTGCAAAGCGCGCGGCTGGTGTCCGAGGCGGCCGCGCGGATTCGTTTCGAGAATATCGACAAGGACAATTTCCTGCTGATCCTCGCGCCGGTCTCGGGCGTCATCACTGACGTCACGTCGACGCAGCGCGGCGACAAGATTCAGGCCAACGCACCGCTCGGCGGCATTGCGCCCAAAGACGCGCGGCCCGTGCTGAAGATCGAAATTGCCGAACACGACCGTGCTTTTCTGCACGAAGGTCTGCCCGTCAAGCTGAAATTCAATGCCTTTCCCTATCAGCGCTATGGGCTGATTAGCGGCACGCTGGCCTATATTTCGCCGGCCACCAAACCGTCCTCGACGGACAAGCAGCCGGTCTACGAAGGCCGCGTCACGCTCGACAAGGATTACTACCAGATTGCCGACACGCGCTATCCACTGCGTTACGGCATGACGGCAAGCGCCGAGATCGTGGTGCGTGAGCGCCGCCTGATCGATCTGGGTCTCGATCCGTTCAGGCAGGTGGCGGGTTGA